One region of Geitlerinema sp. PCC 9228 genomic DNA includes:
- the rimK gene encoding 30S ribosomal protein S6--L-glutamate ligase: MKIAILSQEPSIYSTQRLKEAGEKRGHEVRVINYLRCYMNITSHRPTAIYQGKPLVDLDAVIPRIGASKTFYGTAVVRQFEMMGVFTANASQAISRSRDKLRCMQLLAREGIGLPVTGFAHSTKDIDGLIEVVGGAPLVIKLLEGTQGIGVVLAETKQAATSVIEAFRGLDANILVQEYIAEAGGADIRCFLVGDKVIASMKRQGAPGEFRSNLHRGGSAQKIKLTPEERSTAVRAAKIMGLKVAGVDILRSNHGPVVMEVNSSPGLEGIEAATNLDVAGKIIAYIEKNASKGSDRHDG, translated from the coding sequence ATGAAGATTGCAATTTTATCCCAAGAACCCTCTATTTATTCGACCCAGCGGCTAAAAGAAGCTGGAGAAAAGCGGGGTCACGAGGTGCGGGTGATTAATTACCTGCGTTGTTATATGAATATTACTTCCCACCGACCGACGGCGATCTATCAAGGGAAACCTTTGGTGGATTTAGATGCTGTCATTCCTAGAATTGGCGCTTCTAAAACTTTTTACGGAACCGCAGTGGTACGTCAGTTTGAAATGATGGGAGTTTTTACAGCCAATGCCTCCCAAGCCATATCGCGATCGCGGGATAAATTGCGCTGTATGCAGCTTTTAGCCAGGGAAGGCATTGGGTTGCCGGTAACAGGATTTGCTCATTCGACTAAAGATATTGATGGGTTGATTGAAGTGGTCGGCGGTGCGCCCTTAGTCATCAAATTGTTGGAGGGAACCCAGGGAATTGGCGTGGTGTTGGCGGAAACCAAACAAGCGGCTACTTCGGTTATTGAAGCATTTCGCGGTTTGGATGCCAATATTTTGGTGCAGGAATATATTGCCGAAGCTGGTGGTGCGGACATTCGTTGCTTTTTGGTGGGAGATAAAGTTATTGCTTCTATGAAGCGCCAGGGGGCACCGGGTGAGTTTCGTTCTAATTTACATCGCGGTGGCAGCGCTCAAAAAATTAAATTAACCCCGGAAGAACGGTCTACCGCCGTACGCGCGGCGAAAATTATGGGGTTGAAGGTGGCTGGGGTGGATATTTTGCGTTCCAATCACGGACCGGTGGTGATGGAAGTGAATTCTTCGCCGGGGTTGGAGGGGATTGAAGCCGCTACCAACTTAGATGTGGCTGGGAAAATTATTGCTTATATCGAAAAAAATGCCAGTAAAGGAAGCGATCGCCATGATGGTTAG
- a CDS encoding RimK/LysX family protein — protein sequence MEKHHHHHMLPAIGWREWISLPDLGVDAIKAKIDTGARSSAIHAFNIHTFQRHGVDMVQFHIHPYQRDNHHTIAAEAEILDRRHVRNSGGHAEERIAIVTTACLQEEQWSIELTLTNRDLMGFRILLGRQAVRRRFLVNPGRSFLLSRN from the coding sequence ATGGAAAAACATCACCACCACCATATGTTACCCGCTATTGGATGGCGGGAATGGATTTCCCTACCCGATTTGGGGGTAGACGCCATTAAAGCTAAAATCGATACTGGCGCGCGTTCCTCTGCCATCCACGCTTTTAACATTCACACCTTTCAGCGTCATGGCGTGGATATGGTGCAATTTCACATCCATCCTTATCAAAGAGATAACCACCATACGATTGCTGCGGAAGCGGAAATTCTCGACCGCCGCCACGTTCGTAATTCTGGCGGTCATGCGGAGGAACGTATTGCCATTGTTACCACTGCCTGTTTGCAAGAGGAACAATGGTCGATTGAACTAACCCTGACCAATCGCGATTTAATGGGATTTCGGATATTGCTAGGGAGACAAGCCGTCAGGCGGCGTTTTCTGGTCAATCCAGGCAGGTCTTTTCTCCTTAGCCGCAATTAG
- the alr gene encoding alanine racemase — protein sequence MEINTQAIAYNIRQLCRYLQPHTELMAIVKADAYGHGDICVSQVALEAGASWLGVATIAEGIQLREAGIDAPILILGATYSSEQAQDCWRWQLQPTICTPQQALIFSEACRSQPTDQQKQLPVHINIDTGMTRVGIHWQQAAEFLPWISKLPYLQVEAIYSHFATADSPDRQIMAAQHQRFRQAIAAIRKAGVTIPKLHLANSAATLCDRSTHYDLVRVGLALYGLYPAPHLQEFGVDLQPAMSVKARITQVKTIPPGTGISYGHLFVSQKEMRVAVVSIGYADGVLRNLSNRMEAIVRGCLVRQVGAITMDQLTIDVSNVPNVQAGDIVTLLGTEGECTISAEDWAQTLDTISWEILCGFKHRLPRITV from the coding sequence GTGGAAATTAACACCCAGGCGATCGCTTATAACATACGCCAACTGTGCCGCTACCTGCAACCCCATACTGAATTGATGGCCATTGTGAAAGCCGATGCCTACGGTCATGGGGATATTTGTGTTTCCCAGGTGGCTTTGGAAGCAGGTGCCAGTTGGTTGGGTGTTGCTACCATTGCCGAAGGGATTCAATTGCGGGAAGCTGGTATCGATGCTCCTATTTTAATCCTCGGCGCTACCTACAGCAGCGAACAGGCACAAGATTGCTGGCGGTGGCAGCTACAACCTACCATTTGTACGCCCCAACAAGCCTTAATTTTTTCGGAAGCTTGCCGCAGCCAACCCACCGACCAACAAAAACAATTACCGGTTCATATCAACATCGATACTGGTATGACGCGGGTTGGTATCCACTGGCAGCAGGCAGCGGAATTTTTGCCGTGGATTTCCAAACTTCCCTATTTACAGGTAGAAGCTATTTATTCCCATTTTGCCACAGCCGATAGCCCAGACCGGCAAATTATGGCGGCACAACACCAAAGATTTCGCCAAGCGATCGCCGCGATTCGCAAAGCCGGTGTTACCATACCCAAATTACACTTAGCCAATTCTGCTGCCACATTGTGCGATCGCAGTACCCATTACGACCTGGTTCGGGTAGGATTGGCCTTGTATGGTTTATATCCCGCGCCTCATTTGCAAGAATTTGGGGTAGACTTGCAACCAGCCATGAGCGTGAAAGCGCGTATCACCCAAGTGAAAACCATTCCCCCAGGTACGGGAATCAGCTACGGTCATCTGTTTGTTTCTCAGAAAGAAATGCGGGTTGCTGTGGTTAGCATCGGCTATGCTGATGGAGTATTGCGCAATCTTTCCAATCGCATGGAAGCGATCGTGCGAGGTTGTTTGGTACGACAGGTCGGTGCCATTACCATGGATCAGCTTACCATTGATGTGAGCAATGTTCCCAACGTACAAGCTGGCGATATTGTCACTTTACTGGGAACTGAAGGCGAGTGTACCATTTCCGCTGAAGATTGGGCGCAAACCTTAGATACAATTTCTTGGGAGATTCTTTGCGGTTTCAAACACCGTCTTCCCCGCATTACCGTCTAA